One stretch of Thermodesulfobacteriota bacterium DNA includes these proteins:
- a CDS encoding acetyl-CoA carboxylase biotin carboxylase subunit, whose amino-acid sequence MMFKKVLIANRGEIAVRVIRTLKRLGIASAVVYSDADRRSLHVQYADEAVCIGPAPARESYLNIDKVIQAALFAGCEAVHPGYGFLSENAGFADAVSAAGLTFIGPPAGAIAMMGDKIAAKELAVSAGVPVIPGYDRAIKDLDEALAAAAGIGYPVLLKPAAGGGGKGMRIVSGPGEMEAALSVSRKEAGKSFGESTVFLERYIEKPRHVEIQILADAHGHIVHLGERECSIQRRYQKVIEESPSPAVSEALRRRMGEAARSLAKKAGYINAGTLEFILDAGGDFYFLEMNTRLQVEHPVTELVNGIDLVEMQVRIASGEALPFKQEEVRMQGWAMEARICAEDPARGFMPSTGMVTRYAEPRGKKIRVDSGVDTGSHISIYYDSMMAKVICHGQDREEARTALIEALNGYHIEGFATNVDFVNSVLCHPEFAQGHLHTGFIDAHFDGSTPKRRPEPEHLNLMALAATLIYHVRNVAVRESLRPMVSRIGRQKDRGQIHSYRVRSLDDAFRIELNGSLEDRHWEITVNEKTYLVKTPEFQFYRRRLALEIDGQIHRFRLRAEQSFFFASFNGITRLFEMYNPREWDLIRYMPKRSEKIADDALVCPMPGLVVDVRAAKGDRVFRGQTLVVLESMKMESGVASPIDGVIAEILVEAGQAVEAQQVMIRFQKNGPA is encoded by the coding sequence ATGATGTTTAAAAAAGTATTGATCGCCAACCGCGGTGAAATCGCCGTTCGTGTCATCCGCACCCTCAAGCGCCTGGGGATTGCCTCCGCGGTCGTCTATTCCGACGCGGACCGGCGCAGCCTCCATGTGCAATACGCGGATGAAGCGGTTTGTATCGGGCCCGCCCCCGCCCGGGAATCTTACCTGAATATCGACAAGGTCATCCAGGCCGCTCTGTTCGCCGGCTGCGAGGCCGTTCATCCCGGCTACGGCTTTCTTTCCGAGAATGCCGGCTTTGCCGACGCCGTATCGGCCGCCGGTCTGACCTTTATCGGGCCTCCGGCCGGGGCCATTGCCATGATGGGGGACAAGATCGCCGCCAAGGAACTGGCCGTCAGTGCAGGTGTCCCGGTGATACCCGGATATGACCGGGCCATAAAGGACCTGGATGAGGCGCTGGCGGCCGCCGCCGGCATCGGCTATCCGGTCCTGCTCAAACCCGCCGCCGGCGGGGGCGGGAAGGGCATGCGGATCGTCAGCGGCCCCGGAGAGATGGAAGCCGCCTTGTCCGTCAGCCGGAAGGAAGCCGGCAAGTCCTTCGGGGAAAGCACCGTCTTCCTGGAACGATATATCGAAAAACCCCGTCACGTTGAAATCCAGATTCTGGCCGACGCCCATGGCCATATCGTTCACCTGGGCGAAAGGGAATGCTCCATTCAACGGCGATATCAGAAAGTGATTGAAGAGTCTCCCTCGCCGGCGGTTTCCGAAGCGTTGAGGCGGCGCATGGGAGAGGCGGCCCGCAGCCTGGCGAAAAAGGCCGGGTACATTAACGCCGGGACCCTTGAATTCATCCTGGACGCCGGCGGCGATTTCTATTTTCTGGAGATGAACACCCGGCTCCAGGTTGAGCATCCCGTGACCGAACTGGTCAACGGCATTGATCTGGTGGAGATGCAGGTGCGGATCGCATCCGGAGAAGCACTGCCCTTTAAACAGGAGGAAGTCCGGATGCAGGGCTGGGCCATGGAAGCCCGGATCTGCGCCGAGGACCCGGCCAGGGGCTTTATGCCGTCAACCGGCATGGTCACCCGCTATGCCGAGCCCCGGGGGAAGAAAATCCGGGTGGACAGCGGCGTCGACACCGGCAGTCACATCAGTATTTATTACGATTCGATGATGGCCAAGGTGATCTGCCACGGCCAGGATCGGGAAGAGGCGCGCACGGCGCTGATCGAAGCCCTGAACGGCTATCATATTGAGGGGTTCGCCACCAACGTCGATTTTGTCAACAGCGTCCTGTGCCATCCGGAATTCGCCCAGGGTCATCTGCATACCGGCTTCATTGACGCGCATTTTGACGGCAGCACTCCGAAACGGCGGCCGGAGCCGGAGCATTTAAACCTCATGGCGCTGGCGGCCACCCTGATCTACCATGTCAGGAACGTCGCCGTCCGTGAGTCTCTGCGGCCCATGGTTTCAAGAATCGGCCGCCAGAAAGATCGTGGCCAAATTCATTCCTACCGGGTCAGGTCCCTGGATGACGCTTTCCGGATCGAGCTCAACGGCTCCCTTGAGGATCGGCACTGGGAGATTACCGTCAACGAAAAAACATACCTGGTTAAAACACCCGAGTTCCAGTTTTATCGCCGGCGGCTGGCCCTTGAGATTGACGGCCAGATCCATCGGTTCAGACTGCGGGCCGAGCAGTCCTTTTTCTTCGCCTCTTTCAACGGCATCACCCGGCTGTTTGAGATGTATAATCCCAGGGAATGGGATTTGATCAGATACATGCCGAAACGGAGCGAGAAGATCGCCGATGACGCGCTTGTCTGCCCCATGCCGGGCCTGGTGGTGGATGTCCGGGCGGCTAAAGGCGACCGTGTCTTCAGAGGGCAGACGCTGGTCGTCCTGGAATCCATGAAAATGGAAAGCGGCGTGGCTTCTCCCATCGACGGCGTAATCGCCGAAATCCTGGTCGAGGCGGGCCAGGCCGTCGAGGCCCAGCAGGTCATGATCCGGTTCCAGAAAAACGGCCCGGCCTGA
- a CDS encoding YeeE/YedE thiosulfate transporter family protein, with protein sequence MKWKTQDGGWSPYLAGALLGLLAIASVYATTQLLGKTNYLGASTTFVRAAGLLEKMISAEYVQANAYFIKEKIRVDWQFMLVAGIFIGALISSLTDKSFKLEPVPPMWEKRFGPSVGKRAVGAFLGGVVAMIGARLADGCPSGHGLSGMMQLSVSAFPALALFFGVGVIAAHLVYKRRSS encoded by the coding sequence ATGAAATGGAAAACACAAGATGGTGGCTGGAGTCCATATTTAGCCGGGGCCCTGTTAGGTCTGCTGGCAATCGCCTCCGTTTATGCCACCACTCAACTGCTCGGGAAAACGAACTACCTGGGCGCGTCGACCACCTTTGTCCGGGCGGCCGGCCTTTTGGAAAAAATGATCTCAGCCGAATATGTCCAGGCCAATGCGTACTTTATCAAGGAGAAGATCCGTGTGGACTGGCAATTCATGCTGGTGGCCGGTATTTTTATCGGCGCGCTGATTTCTTCTCTTACGGATAAAAGCTTTAAACTTGAGCCCGTGCCGCCGATGTGGGAGAAACGATTCGGTCCGTCCGTGGGGAAGAGGGCGGTCGGCGCGTTTCTGGGCGGCGTCGTCGCCATGATTGGCGCCCGTCTGGCGGACGGGTGTCCCAGCGGACACGGCTTAAGCGGCATGATGCAGCTTTCGGTCAGCGCGTTTCCGGCACTGGCCCTGTTTTTCGGCGTCGGCGTTATCGCGGCCCATCTCGTATATAAAAGGAGGTCCTCATGA
- a CDS encoding phosphate-starvation-inducible PsiE family protein has product MLKNFEKIIIFPLIGMMALVILISTVELGVLIIKDIFSPPRYWLGIDQLFDIFGFFLIILIGLELLETIKAYLAENVIHSEIVLEVALIAIARKVIILDVKDYEPLAVLGTASLILAIAVSYFLIKRCRTGLQESDDAHQKKNVGCGIEG; this is encoded by the coding sequence ATGTTAAAAAATTTTGAAAAGATCATCATTTTTCCCCTGATCGGCATGATGGCCCTGGTGATTCTGATATCAACCGTCGAACTCGGCGTGCTGATCATCAAGGACATTTTTTCTCCCCCCCGATACTGGCTTGGGATAGATCAGTTGTTTGACATTTTCGGTTTCTTTTTGATCATACTGATCGGCCTGGAACTCCTGGAAACCATCAAAGCCTATCTGGCGGAAAATGTCATCCATTCCGAAATCGTCCTCGAGGTTGCCTTGATCGCGATTGCCCGGAAAGTGATCATTCTTGATGTTAAAGATTACGAACCGTTGGCCGTTTTGGGAACCGCTTCCCTAATTCTTGCAATCGCCGTGTCCTATTTTCTTATTAAAAGATGCCGCACCGGTTTACAGGAATCCGATGACGCGCATCAAAAGAAAAACGTTGGCTGCGGAATCGAGGGATAA